In the Longimicrobiales bacterium genome, one interval contains:
- a CDS encoding carboxypeptidase regulatory-like domain-containing protein has protein sequence MRSTRFFLVFVVLCGFLWSPAVNAQTVLLRVIDAETSQPIFGALAYLDDGQGSTVRNALTDERGRALFVGLAPGMYQVRAEMIGKGAGETEIFEVVAGATVARELRLESRAIVLEGIQVEAEGGRCSVRPEQGLIIADVWDEARKALSAAAFTDGQEVYRYQTERYTRDVDPNTKITREEQRRRSSGYLRTPFESRPAEDLLENGFVQTDDDGDLYFAPDADVLLSDAFLDTHCLRLARGRESNDGLVGLEFEPVGNRNRVTDIAGTIWIDLDSYELRYLEYGYRNLNADLTAPDVGGRVDFRRLPNGNWIVPEWWIRMPTVGYVRDASGRRQPYLEAYRVMGGIVTEVQESGGRTVVRAETGTIEGIVLDSLGAEPLRGARVGVVGSPQSVFTNAEGRFAIPGLTEGTYQLHFSHARLEMMGYVPEPVVQEVVKGGVAAVRFMMPSITDIAFEACRDQVVDEGTSLLLGWVRDAATSRPMPGAAVQVRWEKVRMVNVGLENARITGETMSGFQVNADEEGRYRICGVPANELLTINTIMDGVELAGDTTSIDEFAAAKVYILEVVREERR, from the coding sequence ATGCGCTCAACACGTTTCTTTCTCGTCTTTGTGGTCCTCTGCGGGTTCCTCTGGAGTCCGGCAGTCAACGCACAGACCGTGCTGCTCAGGGTCATCGATGCCGAGACATCGCAGCCTATCTTCGGCGCCTTGGCCTATCTGGACGACGGACAGGGGTCGACGGTGAGAAACGCCCTGACCGACGAGCGAGGTAGAGCGCTCTTCGTGGGTCTGGCCCCGGGTATGTATCAGGTACGGGCCGAAATGATCGGGAAGGGGGCGGGCGAAACTGAGATCTTCGAAGTGGTCGCCGGTGCAACAGTTGCTCGAGAGCTCCGACTCGAGTCGAGAGCGATCGTTTTGGAGGGCATCCAGGTCGAGGCAGAGGGTGGTCGCTGCTCGGTACGTCCGGAGCAGGGCCTGATCATAGCGGACGTTTGGGACGAGGCGCGAAAGGCCCTCTCAGCGGCGGCGTTTACGGACGGCCAAGAGGTGTATCGATACCAGACGGAGCGTTATACGCGGGACGTGGATCCGAACACGAAGATCACTCGGGAGGAGCAGCGGCGGCGTTCCTCTGGGTATCTCCGGACCCCCTTCGAGAGCCGACCTGCAGAGGACCTTCTGGAGAACGGCTTCGTTCAGACCGATGACGATGGCGATCTTTATTTTGCCCCAGACGCCGACGTGCTCCTCAGCGACGCATTCCTTGACACGCACTGTTTGCGGCTTGCGCGTGGCCGCGAATCGAACGATGGGCTCGTTGGCCTCGAGTTCGAACCCGTGGGTAATCGGAATCGTGTGACCGATATCGCGGGCACCATTTGGATCGATCTCGACTCGTACGAACTCCGATATCTGGAGTACGGATACCGGAATCTCAATGCCGATCTGACTGCACCCGACGTGGGCGGACGAGTCGATTTTCGGCGCCTTCCGAACGGCAATTGGATCGTGCCGGAGTGGTGGATTCGGATGCCGACCGTGGGTTATGTCCGGGACGCCTCCGGTCGGCGCCAACCGTATCTTGAAGCGTATAGAGTCATGGGCGGGATCGTCACTGAAGTGCAGGAGTCCGGCGGTCGGACCGTCGTTCGGGCCGAAACTGGGACGATCGAAGGCATCGTCCTCGACAGTTTGGGTGCCGAACCCCTGCGAGGCGCCCGGGTCGGCGTCGTGGGGTCCCCGCAGTCTGTCTTCACGAACGCGGAGGGACGTTTCGCGATCCCGGGCCTGACGGAAGGGACCTACCAGCTTCACTTCTCACATGCCCGGCTCGAGATGATGGGTTACGTGCCGGAGCCGGTCGTCCAAGAAGTCGTGAAGGGCGGGGTCGCTGCGGTCCGTTTCATGATGCCTTCGATTACGGACATTGCATTCGAGGCATGTCGGGACCAGGTGGTCGATGAAGGCACGTCGCTGCTCCTGGGCTGGGTGCGGGATGCGGCGACTTCACGGCCCATGCCCGGCGCGGCGGTACAGGTGCGTTGGGAGAAGGTCCGCATGGTCAACGTCGGCCTTGAGAATGCTCGCATCACCGGGGAAACCATGTCCGGCTTCCAGGTGAATGCGGACGAGGAAGGGCGCTATCGGATCTGTGGCGTTCCCGCAAACGAGCTTCTAACGATCAACACCATCATGGACGGCGTGGAGTTGGCTGGTGACACGACGAGCATCGACGAATTTGCCGCGGCGAAGGTGTACATCCTCGAAGTTGTCAGGGAAGAGCGGCGCTAG
- a CDS encoding DUF1343 domain-containing protein codes for MSYVRVDTGVERLVTGAAEHLRGRRLGLIAHPASVTSKLEFSADVMIRAGFDLVALFGPQHGARGEKQDNMIESDHYLDPVTGLSVHSLYSEMRKPSPEMLSGLDALVFDLQDVGVRVYTFVWTMALAMEACAEAGIPFVVLDRPNPVGGRRREGPVLRVGFESFVGLHPIPLRHGLTCGELARWLNEVRGIGCELEVIECAGWCRWMHWPDTGLPWVFPSPNLPTPDSSEVYPGMVLLEGTNLSEGRGTTRPFELFGAPYLDADAMGARLAGAGLRGVTVRPCHFEPTFQKHAESLCGGGQLHVTDLDSFEPVRATVEILRAARALAPAEFGWRPPPYEYEADLMPIDILWGHDGLRLGVDAGATTDEILAGVDEEVAEFSTSVEPFLLYE; via the coding sequence GTGAGCTATGTAAGGGTCGACACGGGTGTGGAGCGCCTGGTGACTGGTGCCGCAGAGCATCTTCGCGGACGCAGACTGGGCTTGATCGCGCACCCCGCGTCCGTGACGTCCAAACTGGAGTTCTCGGCTGACGTGATGATCCGCGCCGGCTTCGATTTGGTGGCGCTCTTTGGCCCCCAGCACGGTGCCAGGGGTGAGAAGCAGGACAACATGATCGAATCGGATCACTACCTAGACCCGGTGACAGGCTTGTCTGTTCACTCCCTCTACAGCGAGATGCGGAAGCCTAGTCCGGAGATGCTTTCGGGGCTCGACGCACTGGTGTTCGACCTCCAGGACGTGGGGGTTCGCGTGTACACCTTCGTGTGGACCATGGCGTTGGCTATGGAAGCGTGCGCGGAAGCTGGAATCCCGTTCGTTGTACTCGACCGCCCGAACCCCGTAGGCGGGCGCCGTCGGGAGGGACCCGTGCTCCGTGTGGGCTTCGAGTCGTTCGTGGGACTTCATCCCATCCCGTTGCGGCATGGCCTGACCTGTGGCGAACTCGCGCGCTGGTTGAATGAGGTGCGAGGGATCGGCTGCGAACTGGAGGTGATCGAGTGCGCTGGCTGGTGTCGGTGGATGCACTGGCCGGACACGGGGCTCCCGTGGGTATTTCCGAGCCCAAACCTTCCGACTCCAGATTCCTCCGAGGTCTATCCCGGCATGGTCTTGCTTGAAGGGACGAACCTCTCAGAGGGGCGGGGCACGACGAGGCCGTTCGAGCTGTTCGGCGCCCCCTACTTGGACGCGGACGCGATGGGTGCGCGCCTCGCGGGCGCAGGTTTACGGGGAGTGACAGTCCGTCCCTGCCACTTCGAGCCCACGTTCCAGAAGCATGCGGAATCCCTGTGTGGGGGTGGGCAACTTCACGTGACCGATCTTGACTCGTTCGAGCCTGTCCGTGCCACGGTCGAGATCCTACGCGCCGCGCGTGCTCTGGCACCGGCAGAATTCGGTTGGCGTCCACCTCCGTATGAGTACGAGGCAGATCTCATGCCCATCGATATCCTGTGGGGTCACGACGGATTGCGGTTGGGCGTCGACGCGGGTGCGACGACGGACGAGATCCTCGCAGGTGTGGACGAGGAAGTGGCCGAGTTCAGCACGTCGGTAGAGCCGTTTCTACTCTACGAGTAG
- a CDS encoding GNAT family protein, translating to MHDSLVLETERLALTAMTAPALRAWLEKDAEALRTLTGAWFPEPVESPPLFGKDLPMFLDRMEETPAELGWWVWLVQRKDSHLAVGVCGLSGRPLDGGTMLGYSVYPEHEGHGYATEASKALVAWVLQQPGAYRVDATVPVAHSVSISIAVKLGMTEVGRDSDPKVGEIGVYRLERST from the coding sequence GTGCACGACTCCTTGGTGCTGGAAACCGAACGGCTCGCCCTCACTGCGATGACGGCTCCTGCGCTACGTGCGTGGCTCGAGAAGGATGCTGAGGCGTTGCGGACGCTCACCGGAGCATGGTTCCCCGAGCCGGTGGAGTCACCGCCATTGTTCGGAAAGGACCTCCCCATGTTCTTGGATCGGATGGAGGAAACCCCGGCCGAGCTCGGGTGGTGGGTCTGGCTCGTACAACGGAAGGACTCTCACCTCGCGGTAGGCGTTTGTGGCCTAAGTGGCCGCCCGCTGGATGGAGGGACGATGCTCGGCTACTCGGTTTATCCGGAACACGAGGGCCACGGCTACGCGACGGAGGCATCCAAGGCACTGGTTGCCTGGGTGCTGCAACAGCCGGGCGCCTACCGAGTGGATGCGACGGTTCCCGTCGCACACTCTGTCTCGATCAGTATTGCCGTGAAGCTCGGCATGACTGAAGTAGGGCGAGACTCCGACCCCAAGGTGGGTGAGATCGGGGTGTATCGATTGGAGCGGTCGACCTAG
- a CDS encoding serine hydrolase, with the protein MLFRRTVDATLLFILSAALAPLEAQDRTELVRTLQVHLDSLTEHSAFPGLTLGVALADGSSLGFAAGWSDTIAHREMRPEDRMLQGSVGKTYFGAIALQLAADGRLPLDSKLSDYLGNEPWYGGLPNGADVTIRQLMSHTSGIVRYEFNPQFLQDLTADPMRTWTPAQRVAYLDGMEAPFAAGEGWDYSDTNFVLVAMAVESVTGRPIYDDIRRNLLDRLELENTVASDRPDVPGIANGYAGTENGFGAFDATVQDGRLVFNPQFEWAGGGFASTTEDLAIWTKHVQEGRAFNPVILEDFRAGTPAPLGPEGSYGLGVIMMELPAGTAWGHSGFMPGYRTEAYYFPEYGFALALQVNTSDGAAFGQSPLRMLNEIAERVKVGVGS; encoded by the coding sequence ATGCTCTTTCGTCGTACAGTGGATGCAACGCTGTTGTTCATCCTCTCGGCTGCTTTGGCACCGCTTGAGGCTCAGGACCGAACCGAACTGGTCCGCACCCTTCAGGTGCATCTAGACTCCCTGACGGAGCACTCCGCTTTCCCAGGACTGACGCTCGGCGTCGCTCTAGCGGACGGATCCTCCTTAGGCTTTGCGGCCGGATGGTCGGACACAATCGCCCATCGCGAGATGCGGCCCGAAGACCGGATGCTCCAAGGGAGCGTTGGGAAGACGTACTTCGGTGCCATTGCGTTGCAGTTGGCGGCTGACGGGCGGTTGCCTCTGGACTCGAAGCTGTCGGACTACCTTGGGAACGAGCCTTGGTACGGCGGGCTCCCGAACGGTGCGGATGTCACGATCCGGCAGCTCATGAGCCACACGAGCGGAATCGTGCGCTACGAGTTCAATCCGCAGTTTCTGCAGGACCTCACAGCGGATCCCATGCGGACGTGGACTCCCGCGCAGCGGGTCGCGTACCTCGACGGTATGGAGGCGCCTTTCGCGGCCGGGGAAGGCTGGGATTATTCGGACACCAATTTTGTCCTCGTTGCTATGGCCGTGGAATCCGTCACCGGTCGTCCCATTTACGATGACATCCGACGAAACCTCCTCGACCGACTCGAGCTGGAGAACACCGTTGCTTCGGATCGTCCTGATGTGCCTGGTATCGCGAATGGGTACGCCGGGACCGAAAACGGATTTGGCGCCTTCGATGCGACGGTGCAAGACGGTCGTCTGGTGTTCAATCCCCAGTTTGAATGGGCCGGCGGGGGGTTTGCTTCGACCACCGAGGACCTCGCCATTTGGACCAAGCACGTGCAGGAAGGCAGGGCGTTCAACCCGGTTATTCTTGAGGACTTCCGCGCGGGCACCCCAGCGCCTCTCGGCCCGGAGGGCAGCTACGGTCTGGGCGTCATCATGATGGAGCTACCGGCGGGTACCGCCTGGGGCCACAGCGGTTTCATGCCCGGCTACCGGACCGAAGCCTACTACTTCCCTGAATACGGGTTCGCATTGGCGCTCCAGGTGAACACATCGGACGGTGCCGCTTTCGGTCAGTCCCCTCTGCGGATGCTCAACGAAATCGCTGAACGCGTGAAGGTGGGGGTCGGCTCGTGA
- a CDS encoding rhodanese-like domain-containing protein, with the protein MCRTMGIGPSTDVVIYDDWGTLFAIRLWWVLAYYGFDRVRVLDGGWQAWVSAGLPVSYEVPDVREVEDLDIEVDPRRIIGRAELQRRHADEDLQVLDVRSEDAFNGVVFRGNKRKGRILGATHLEWNRRLENSTDAQAVRVLRSENEVDTLITGAPLDLALEVVAHCQAAVRATHTAFVLEVMGYPLVRVYDGSMEEWANRTDTPLE; encoded by the coding sequence ATGTGCCGAACGATGGGAATCGGCCCGTCGACTGACGTCGTCATCTACGACGATTGGGGCACACTGTTCGCCATCCGATTGTGGTGGGTGCTTGCCTACTACGGTTTCGACCGGGTTCGTGTACTCGATGGCGGGTGGCAGGCTTGGGTCTCCGCAGGGCTGCCCGTGAGCTACGAGGTGCCCGACGTGCGGGAGGTCGAGGATCTCGACATCGAGGTGGATCCTCGACGGATTATTGGTCGAGCAGAACTTCAGAGGCGCCACGCGGACGAGGACCTGCAGGTGCTCGATGTCCGCTCCGAGGACGCGTTCAACGGGGTGGTGTTTCGTGGCAACAAGCGGAAGGGTCGCATCCTTGGAGCCACGCACCTCGAGTGGAATCGACGGCTCGAAAACTCGACCGACGCTCAGGCCGTTCGAGTCCTCCGTTCCGAGAATGAGGTAGACACACTCATCACCGGTGCACCTCTCGATCTTGCGCTGGAGGTCGTGGCCCACTGTCAGGCGGCGGTCCGCGCGACGCACACCGCGTTCGTGCTGGAGGTGATGGGGTACCCGCTGGTCCGCGTGTACGATGGGTCCATGGAGGAATGGGCCAACCGAACGGATACGCCACTCGAGTAA